The Oscillatoria acuminata PCC 6304 genomic interval AATTGCTCGTGGATCAAATGTCGATTGCGATCGCCCAATCAGATTTATTAAATCGCACTCGTCACCAAGCTCACGATGAAGCCGTCCTGAATAAAATTAGCGGATTACTCCACTCGCCTTTAGACCTCAAAAAAATTCGCCAAACTGTTCTGAAAGAAACCGTTCTAGCATTACGGGCCGATGCAGGCCGACTGTATATCAATCCAGACCTGACTGGGGCACCCGCGCAAATCTATACTTATGGAATTCAACCTAGTATTGCTTGGATTGAAGAAACGGACTGTTGGCAACAGTTGATTAACGGGGGTGATCCCATTGCCCCTGCGGCGACAAAACCTGAGACTCCGCAGAAGGAAATTCTCTTTCCCCCAGAACAGGGGACCATTTATAAATATGGCATGGATTTATCCGCTGATTTAAACGGGTATAGTGAATCATCCTCCTCCCCCCATTCAATGGTTTATCTGCACAGTGTCAGTATCGGGAATATTTATAATTTTCCTGCTTTTAATCCCTTGGTTTATGCTTTTCAAGCAACTAGAATTCGCTCTGTTTTAATTGTTCCTTTAAAATATAATAAACAATATTTAGGATGTTTAACCTTGTTTCGGAATGAAATTGAAACGGCAACTTTATGGGCGGGACGAAATGATTGGGATGAACGCAACCGGAGACCTCGGGCCTCTTTTGAAGCGTGGAGAGAAATTAAAAAAGGAGAGACTAAAATCTGGAAAATTGAAGAAATTAAACTGGCAGAATCCGTGGGGACTCATCTCTATATGGCCGTGATGCAACGGCGAGTTGAAAATTTGATTCGTCACGAAGCCTCTCACGATCGCCTGACCGGGTTAGCCAATCGTCTCCTCTTTAGTGAGCGCCTTTCTTTGGCCCTCGCAAATACCCAACATCGGGCGGAAATGCTCGGGGTTATTTTTTTGGATTTAGATGGATTTAAAACCATTAATGATACCCTCGGTCATGCTCTTGGAGATTTGCTCCTCAAAATTGTCGCTGAACGGTTAAGTCGTGCGTTGCCCGAAGAAGATATGCTGGCTCGTTGGGGTGGAGATGAGTTTACGTTTTTAATTAATCATTTGAGTTCCGCTGAAGATGTGGCAGAAATTAGCAATAAAATTTTAAAGTCTTTTCAGGAACCCTTTCGGTTGGAGGAGCAAGATTTTTATGTAAAAGCCAGCTTAGGAATTGCCCTAGCCCCTTATGATGGAGAGGATGCAGAAACTCTCTTGAAAAATGCCGATGCAGCCATGTATCGCGCCAAGCAACAAGGGAGAAATAACTATCAACTTTACACTCCAGCGATCGGTACGAAAGCCAGTGAAAGACTCCTGTTAGAAACGAGTTTACACAAAGCATTAGACCGAGACGAGTTCCGGATGTACTATCAACCTCAAATTGATTTAAAAACGGGACGAATTATCAGTATGGAAGCGCTGATTCGTTGGCAGCATCCAGAACTAGGGTTAGTTGCCCCGGGTGAATTTATTCCCCTAGCAGAAGAAACGGGTCTGATTTGTCCGATCGGGGCCTGGGCGATCGAAGCCGCGACTCGGCAAAATTACCAGTGGCAGTTAGCTGGACTTCCCCCGATTAGGATAGCGGTCAATTTATCAGCGCGTCAGTTTCATCAACAAAATTTACTGCAAGAAATCGCCCAAATTTTAACTCGAACAAACCTCTCTCCGGGTTATTTAGAGTTAGAGATTACCGAAAGTATTGCGATGCAAGATGTGAGTTTAACGATTTCTCTCTTGCATGGATTCCATGAAATGGGAATCGCGATTGCCTTGGATGATTTTGGGACGGGCTATTCCTCTTTATCTTCCCTGAAACATTTTCCTTTAGATCAATTAAAAATTGATCGCTCGTTTATTCAGGAAGTCGCCACTGAATCCAATGATGCGGCTATTATTGAGGCGATCGTCACCCTTGGACATGGGTTGAATTTAGTGGTGATGGCTGAAGGAGTGGAAACTTTAGAACAGTTAGAATTTCTCCAGTCGGCGAATTGCGATGCGGCCCAAGGCTATTTATTTAGTAAGCCAGTATCGGTGGAAATGGCCACCGAACTATACCGGCAGTCTACGTTTTCCTACCATCTGAGTTCATAGTTTACTCAGAGAAAATTACCCGTTCCGATCGCCGAAACTCACCCGACTGTCCCGGGATCTGACCTGTCGAGTTCTTTGTCTGGACTGCCTTGAGGAGGCGATCGCCTCAAAATGTCAAAGCATCGCGTTTACCTGTCCTTATTTATTGCAAGTTGATGTTTCTGCCCTATAATATAAAATGACTATACCCCCACGGGGGATAGTTCGTCTTCTAGTCCTGGCTGCATAGCCCAGTTAAATCGGGTTTAGCGCGTTACGGGTTCACGGCTTTACCCCCGTACCCAATCGCCTTAATCCGGTTTAAATCATCCTTTAAAACAGAGAGTCTTGGGCATTTTAAAGCTATGCAACTGGGGAATTTTCATTCGCCCTAACTTGTCACCGAATACTCTATCCTATAGGATTGAACGAATATGGGTGAAAAATTTTATTTTCCAAAGCTGGATGCCATTCGGGGAGCAGCCTGTTTTTATATTTTAATTCATAATTTCATTTACGGGCTGTATAGTTTAGAACTCGTTCCTGATTTTGTCAAATTAATATTTGCCGCTGGACAAGAAGCGGTTATTGTATTTTTTATTTTAAGTGGATTTTTGGTCCGATTTTCCCTAGCCCGCCACCCAGAATTATCCTTTTGGAAATACTTAGTTAAGCGATTCAAACGGATTTATTTCCCTTTAATTATTTCCATGCTGCTGTCTGTTATGATTTTAGCCTGGGATGGAACGCTGCTTCAAAAACTATCCGGAGTTGACATTATTGGTAATTTTTTGTTACTCCAAGATTTTGGTAGTGTTAAACCAGGCACTTGGTTTTACCCCTTTTTAGGGAACTTGCCTCTCTGGTCATTATCCTATGAATGGTGGTTTTACTTAATGTTTTACCCCCTCATTCATTGGGTTACAAATACAACTCAGCGGATTTATTCCATCCTCTTATTTTCGGCAGTTTCTTATGGAATTTATGTACTCTGGCCCAATCAAATTTCTTTGATTTGTTCTTATTTTATTGTGGGATGGGTGGGCGTAGAAATGGCCAACCTATTTTTAAAATACAGGACATTTACCTTTAAAAATATGCAACCCATCTTACTTTCCCTATTAGGAATGGTGCTGATTTCAGCTATTCCTTTATTTTGGGAATCTGAATTGAAGTTCGGTTATTATCCTTTTTTAATGTTTCGGCACTTTGTGGCCGCTTTTTTGCTGGTGATGGGTGGACTGTATTGGTATCGTCATCAACTGATTTACTTTAATTACATCTTAGGCTACTTTTCCATTTTAGCTCCTATTTCTTATGGAATTTATATCTTTAGTTATCCTATTTTAATTCAATGGGGGTTAAATTCTAGTCTTCCGAAAAACTGGGCATTTTATGGATTGAATTTGATGATATTAATCGGCCTTGCCTATCTAACTGAGCGCAAGTGGCAACCGGCGATCGACCGCTGGATTAAATAAGCCGATCGCCCCTCTCATCACATCTCCTAAACTCTCCTCTAAAACCGACTTTTCAGCCAATCTAACCAACCGGAACCCCGGGGGTTTTTCCTCTCAGCCGGCTGATTTGCCACCCCTTGAGTCAACTCTAAAGCAGTGGGAAACGGCACCGGGCTACTATAGCGCGATCGCAACGGTTTTGCTAAAGCATTATCATCTTCCCGTAACCCTTCATAAAAAAATAAAACCTCTCCCGGAAGCCCACAAGCCCGATTGTAGTCGATCGCGCTTAACAAATATTCCGGACTAATCCGATATTTGCCTAACTTAATCAAAATCCCCGGCGAAATTCGCGGTAACTGTTCTGAAAAACAAGGACTTTTCACCATCTGATTCACCACCCGTTGATAACTCTGAAAATCCCGCCGATAAATCTGAGGATGCATCAAATCCGTCAGTCCTCGGTTCAGCCAGGTTTGCGAATCTTGCAGGTACTCATTCAAACACCAAGGATAAATATTCGGGGAAAGAGAAACCAACAAATTAGGATTAATTGCCTTAATTTGTTGATAGAGTTGTGATAAAAATTCCGTCAGTAAATCCGCACGCCACTGTAACCACTGGGAGTCTTGACAATTCGACGGGGGATCACACTGAAAGGTTTGGCGGTACAGGTTGCGGGTAAACTCATCATAACCCCCTTCCCGGGGGAATGCCGGGAGGCGATCGTCCCCTTGGATGCCTGCGACTGGGTAATTTTGGACCACTTCCAGGATTAACTGTAACAGGAAGTTTTGGACCTCTGGGTGCAATGCATTCATCCACTCAAACCCATTTTTGTTGAGGAGATTTCCTGACAGGTCCTTGGCCGCCCATGCTGGTTTTTTTTGCAGCAACATTCCCCCATTGGACTGATAGGAACTGGCGAATCCATATTCAAACCAGGGAATCACGGCAATCCCAGAGGATTTTGCCGCTTCGATGAGTTCAGCTAAGGGGTCTCGACCTTGATACAGGGGATCAATTTCTATGCCAAAGGTCTGCTTTAAAACTCGACTGGGATAGAGGGTTAATCCTTTGGTCCAAACGACGGGAAAGATCACATTAAATCCTGTCTCGGCGAGAAAGGCGACTGCTTCATTAATTCTTTCTTGGGATCGGAAGACTTGACTATCGGTGGTCGTCATCCAAACGCCGCGTATTTCCATGATATTTTTGCTCAGGGGTGAGGAATCAGGGGCTATCGAAAAACCCCGTAGGCGGGTTTGAACCTACGGGGTTAGAAGGAATGCAGGAGGTTAATCCCGGGAGAATAGTTTCTCTAAAAAAACTAATCCTAAGCGATCGCTTTTTCTAGTTGGGGTTCTATGAGGGTCTCTGTCAGCAATTCCTGATAAAGTTCGCCCAATTGTGTGGCGACTCCATCCCAACTAAACAGGTTTTCCACTCGTTGACGGGATGCTTCTCCGAGGCGATCGCCCCAGGTAGGATTGGAAAGAATCCGATCAATTGCTTCAGCAAATGCCGCATCATCCTGGGGTGGACAGAGTAATCCTGTTTCTTCCGCTTTCACACTAAATTGTAATCCGCCCACATCGCTGGCAATCACCGGAGTGCGACTCGCCATTGCTTCGATCGCCACTAATCCAAAGGGTTCATAGTGACTGGGGACCACACAGATATCTGCTGCAGCGTAATACTGCGGCAGCAACTCATCGCCAATGCGTCCGGGGAACTGGGTAATCTGCCGTAGACCCAACTCATCCACGATCGCCTCAATGCGATCGCGTTCAATGCCATCACTTTGACCAGGACGGGAACCCCCGGCAATAATTAAACTCAGGTTGGCATTCTCTCGGGACTGCGATCGGGCCACGCCACGAACTAAGGTTTCGATGCCCTTGCGCGAGTCAAACCGACCTACATATAAGACCACTTTTTTTTCAGGTCCAATTCCCAAGGCCGATCGCGCTTCCTGCCTTTGAATCGAACCAAAGCGGTGGATATCTGTCCCACAGGGAATAATCTGGATAGTCCCCTTCTGGGACACCAGGGTTTTCATGTGTTCTTGTTCCTGGGGAGAGGTAGCGACAATCCGTTCTGAAGTTTCCAGGACTGCCTTCTCTACTCCTAACCGGGTGGTGGCGATCGTGGGAATGGTGGCGATCGACTTATACTTAACAGCGCCCAAGGAGTGGTAAACATGGACTTGCTTCACTCCTTGTTTTTTCTTGAGTTCCATTCCCACCCAGGCCGAGAGCCAGTAATTGGTGTGAACTAATTTATATTCTATACCAGCTTGCTGTTGAAACTGAATCAACGCTTCAACAAAAGTCGGTAAATACTCAAAAATCTCTTGCCTGGGTACGAAGGATTCTGGACCCGCCACTAATCGAATAGTGCGGCAATTCGGTGCGTGTTCTACTACAGTTGGGTCTTCTGCATTAGCCTTGCGGGTAAACATATCAACCTGCCACCCTTGCTTGGCGAGTGCCTCACCGACTTGACGGACGTAAACGTTTTGTCCACCCGCCTCTTCTTTCCCGATTTCTACGGCGGGATCGCCGTGAACTGAAATTAGGGCAATGTGTTTGTTAGCTTTTACGGCCATAGTTTTATTTTCACCGGAATTCGACAACAGCACAAAGCAGTCCGACGCGATCGCCTGCTCGTGCCTTATTATTTAGAATCGCGAATGTTGCAGCTTTTACCCGAATTTAGCCTTGACATTCGTTGGAAATGGGGTTTTCGATCATTAGCGATCGCGGGCATTATTTTGATCACACTTGGTTGAGCGGCAACACCGCTTGTACCCTGATTACAGCTCACATTTTTCCCTCCCGGGTTAACGTGAGAGAAAAAGGGTCTGTCTTTAATAGACAGATACCATACTTTTAACCGTTGATCAGGTTTCTGGCCTGAACAGTCTAATCTTCGCTGCTAGATAGGGTTGCTGTTCATCATGAAACCTGCTTAAGGGCTTGGGCAAGTTGAGTCAGGTGACTCACTTTTGATTGGAAGTTTCAACAGTTTATCATCTTTTAATGTTTTTGGAAAATCTCCCCCATAAGTCTTGCGGCGTTTAACTTTAAGGGAGAATAAACCGGCAAAACTGAGGGGTTGAGACAGCGGGTTTGTTTCCTGCATCTTGGGTGTTCGGGCAACATTTATGCACCAAATCCGGTTTCTGGGTCCCTTGCCGTAGGTTGAGACAGCGGGTTTGTTTCCTGCATTTTGGGTGTTCGGGCAACATTTATGCACCAAACCCGGTTTCTGGGTCCCTTGCCGTAGGTTGAGAAACCGGGTTTCCTTCCTCAATCTGGGGGTTGGGTTCGGTTCTATCCAGTTTTTTTAAAAAAAATTGCAAAATTCCTTGCCAAAGGTCTTTTCAGACCGAAAAAAACCTGCTATGATGTCTCAAGACACCTTGGAGAGGTGGCTGAGTGGTTGAAAGCGGCAGATTGCTAATCTGTTTTACGGTTTTAATCGTAACGAGGGTTCGAATCCCTCCCTCTCCGTTGTCAATCAACAAGACTCGCGGGAGTTAACTCCCGGCAACTCTGAGCCGAACTCAGCGAACTCTGGAGTTGGATGAGTCAGTGTAGAGCAATTTATGTTTAAAATCCCCCACGACCTGTGCAAGGCGTGGGGGATTTTTTATTCGGGGTGGTTTTGGTGTTGGCGATCGCTACCAGCGATAACCCACACCGATATAGCCAACCGGGAAAGGAGTTACATCGTCAAAGTAGTACAACCCTGCACCAATATTGCCGCCAGCGTACCAGCCATTATCCCACTGATAATCCCCACCAATCGTGGCGTAGGGTAATACCAACGCAAAGGTTCCCACCCCCCAGGAGCCAGTAAACTGACCGGGAACCGCAGGCTGAAAGTATTTTTTGTAGGAGACGCCGAGTCCTAGGTTGATACCCAGGACGCTATCAACGCCGCGACCGTCCATCCTGACCCAACCAAAGGTGGGTAAATCAAAACCCGCGCTGTAGCGATAATTCGGGAAACGGGCCTGTGCCAGATCCGATGCGTTGGGGGATTGCGCTTCATTCTCCGGAAGGATAGCTGCACCCCTTACGAAATCCCCTTTATTAAAGTCGATCGACAGTTCTAAATCCTCAAAACCGGCGTGGTCAGCTTCCGTGAGTTGCTCGATCGCTATTTCGCCTTCTTCCTGAGTCGGTTGTGCTTCCAGATCCATTGGCAAAGGAGATTGCGCTTCGCTGTTTTCCGGAAGGATAGCTGCGTCCCTTACAAAATTTCCTTGATTAAAGTCAATCGACAGTTTCAAATCCTCAAGACCGGCGCGGTCAGTTTCCGTGAGTTGCGCTATCCCCGTTTCACCGTCTTCCTCAGTCGGTTGTGCCTCCAGAGCCATTGGCCAGTGCATCTCCACACTGGGTTGCTCGGGGAAACTGGGATATTCCGCTGTAGCAGGGAGAGCCTGTTGGATACCTAACCAAGGTAACACCATCAAAGCACTATATCCTGCCCATTTTTTCCTCACACCCATAATAGCCCTCCAAATTCATCAATAAACGTGAATTAATTTGCTTTTTTTTTGCATGAGTTCGTGTTCAGAAAAGGTGAAATTGACCGGAAATTGGCGATTGAACGTCATGGATTCTTGAGAACAAAGCACCAAAATATTCCCGCTGAATCCGAGTTTTCCATAAACCGCGAAATCCGCAAACTCAAAGCAAAAGCTCTGAGCAATCTGCCATTCCAGGATAAGGATCGCATAACCCACAAGAGCAGATGCTAAAACATTGCTACTGTAATCCCTCCCACTCCAAGATGCAATCTTCCCTGAGATGTATTTTCTTGGTTGTGTGAACAAAAGTTAACAAATAGTGGAGGGATGAACACTGCACTTTTATTGAAGATGGCGGGAAAGGGCGAGGCTGATTCAGATAGGCAAGATACCCGTCAGGGTTGACCACCGACCCATTTAGAATCGATAACCTCCACCAACAAAGATGCCTACTTCAATCTCCTCAACATACCCAACATTTAAAGCCGCATTGGCAACAAATCGGTCAAATAAGACTCGATCAATTCCCACAGTGCCAAAAAATCCAATGAAATTATCCTCATCTGTAGAAAGCGCAATGCCACTGCCAATATAAGGTGCAAGATCGACTTGTAAGGTATCTTCCGTAGCCGCAAAGGGAAAGTCAATGGTGACCGGAAGCATTACCATCAAGTGTTCTCCAAACAAGAGGGACGGACGCACAGACACTTGCTCCGCGAGACCAATCTTACTCGTCAAGGCAAAACTTCCCCGTCCCAAAGGACTCGCATCCTCACTTAACCCAATATTAATAGCAGCACCGATATAGTTACCCACTCCTCGACTGGTTCGACCCAGTTCGATATCGTTATCTCGTTGAGCCAAAACCGGATTATTTTCCGCTTCAGTAGCAGGGTTTTGGGGAACCGTTTGCTGGCCGGGGATCATGAAATAATGGGGGGCGGTAATTGCTGTAGTTCCGGTCAATAATTCCGCAAAATTCTCCGATTCAGCCGCGAGTGACGGGGATGGATTGACCCCCTCAAACTGGACATCCGATGAGAGGGGTTCAAAAGCGGTATCCTCTGGCGATTGAGCGATCGCCCTTAACCCCAATTCCCTAGCTACATCCCCCGAGAATGACTCGGCCATCGCTTTTTTTGGACCACCCCCACCCCCGAGAGCAATCAAACCGAATAGAAAAACACCAGTTGCGATCGATAGAAACTTCACAGTCACTCCTAATAGTTAATTCAATGTTAAATGGGGGAATTTTTTATTCTGAAAAGCAAAATTCAGCCTTAACCGATTAAGCCCCTTGAGCCGACCCATCCAGAACCCGAACCCACGCTAAACCGAGGCGATCGGCTTGAGCTTTCACCCAGAAAAATCCTCACCCCCAAAAAATGTCAAAACCAGCCCAGTTTTACAGTGAACCCACCGCCTGGGCGACTTGTTGGGAAACAAAGGGCAAAATAGCTTCATTTTTGCTGTGCGCCTTACCTTCGGTAAAGACCACCAATAAATAAGGATGCTGTCCCGGTAATTCAATATAAGCCGCATCGTGGCGGACTGTACTGGTTAAACCTGCCTTAGACCAAATCCGAGTCTGGCGATCGAGACCCGCACCCAAAAACCCCGTGACTTGATTTT includes:
- a CDS encoding glycosyltransferase family 4 protein, whose product is MAVKANKHIALISVHGDPAVEIGKEEAGGQNVYVRQVGEALAKQGWQVDMFTRKANAEDPTVVEHAPNCRTIRLVAGPESFVPRQEIFEYLPTFVEALIQFQQQAGIEYKLVHTNYWLSAWVGMELKKKQGVKQVHVYHSLGAVKYKSIATIPTIATTRLGVEKAVLETSERIVATSPQEQEHMKTLVSQKGTIQIIPCGTDIHRFGSIQRQEARSALGIGPEKKVVLYVGRFDSRKGIETLVRGVARSQSRENANLSLIIAGGSRPGQSDGIERDRIEAIVDELGLRQITQFPGRIGDELLPQYYAAADICVVPSHYEPFGLVAIEAMASRTPVIASDVGGLQFSVKAEETGLLCPPQDDAAFAEAIDRILSNPTWGDRLGEASRQRVENLFSWDGVATQLGELYQELLTETLIEPQLEKAIA
- a CDS encoding glycoside hydrolase family 10 protein yields the protein MEIRGVWMTTTDSQVFRSQERINEAVAFLAETGFNVIFPVVWTKGLTLYPSRVLKQTFGIEIDPLYQGRDPLAELIEAAKSSGIAVIPWFEYGFASSYQSNGGMLLQKKPAWAAKDLSGNLLNKNGFEWMNALHPEVQNFLLQLILEVVQNYPVAGIQGDDRLPAFPREGGYDEFTRNLYRQTFQCDPPSNCQDSQWLQWRADLLTEFLSQLYQQIKAINPNLLVSLSPNIYPWCLNEYLQDSQTWLNRGLTDLMHPQIYRRDFQSYQRVVNQMVKSPCFSEQLPRISPGILIKLGKYRISPEYLLSAIDYNRACGLPGEVLFFYEGLREDDNALAKPLRSRYSSPVPFPTALELTQGVANQPAERKNPRGSGWLDWLKSRF
- a CDS encoding acyltransferase family protein produces the protein MGEKFYFPKLDAIRGAACFYILIHNFIYGLYSLELVPDFVKLIFAAGQEAVIVFFILSGFLVRFSLARHPELSFWKYLVKRFKRIYFPLIISMLLSVMILAWDGTLLQKLSGVDIIGNFLLLQDFGSVKPGTWFYPFLGNLPLWSLSYEWWFYLMFYPLIHWVTNTTQRIYSILLFSAVSYGIYVLWPNQISLICSYFIVGWVGVEMANLFLKYRTFTFKNMQPILLSLLGMVLISAIPLFWESELKFGYYPFLMFRHFVAAFLLVMGGLYWYRHQLIYFNYILGYFSILAPISYGIYIFSYPILIQWGLNSSLPKNWAFYGLNLMILIGLAYLTERKWQPAIDRWIK
- a CDS encoding bifunctional diguanylate cyclase/phosphodiesterase, which encodes MIRRKIKRHSTIILDRENLLNRIASRIRQSLELNEILETTAREIRAFLNTHRVKIYRFEEDGSGEVIAESIQDDRLPSMLGLRFPATDIPVKSRELFLTARQRVIVDVVSGRKTTEELDFSDNGESISRGGIRYWPVDPCHSEYLTNMGVSSSLAIPILHQHHLWGLLVSHHGKPRRYSEREIEVVQLLVDQMSIAIAQSDLLNRTRHQAHDEAVLNKISGLLHSPLDLKKIRQTVLKETVLALRADAGRLYINPDLTGAPAQIYTYGIQPSIAWIEETDCWQQLINGGDPIAPAATKPETPQKEILFPPEQGTIYKYGMDLSADLNGYSESSSSPHSMVYLHSVSIGNIYNFPAFNPLVYAFQATRIRSVLIVPLKYNKQYLGCLTLFRNEIETATLWAGRNDWDERNRRPRASFEAWREIKKGETKIWKIEEIKLAESVGTHLYMAVMQRRVENLIRHEASHDRLTGLANRLLFSERLSLALANTQHRAEMLGVIFLDLDGFKTINDTLGHALGDLLLKIVAERLSRALPEEDMLARWGGDEFTFLINHLSSAEDVAEISNKILKSFQEPFRLEEQDFYVKASLGIALAPYDGEDAETLLKNADAAMYRAKQQGRNNYQLYTPAIGTKASERLLLETSLHKALDRDEFRMYYQPQIDLKTGRIISMEALIRWQHPELGLVAPGEFIPLAEETGLICPIGAWAIEAATRQNYQWQLAGLPPIRIAVNLSARQFHQQNLLQEIAQILTRTNLSPGYLELEITESIAMQDVSLTISLLHGFHEMGIAIALDDFGTGYSSLSSLKHFPLDQLKIDRSFIQEVATESNDAAIIEAIVTLGHGLNLVVMAEGVETLEQLEFLQSANCDAAQGYLFSKPVSVEMATELYRQSTFSYHLSS